A window of Candidatus Parvarchaeota archaeon genomic DNA:
TTTATTGCCATAAAGCCCCCCGTAGGGCCGCCAAAGTTCATCCCATTGCCCAGTGCCTGAAGCTCGCCAACCACAATGTCAGCCCCAAACTCCCCAGGTGGGCGCATTACCGCAAGGCAGGTTGGGTCTGGGACGGCAACAATCAAAAGCGCGCCTGCCTCGTGCGCCTGCTTTTCAAGCGGTGCCAAATCAAGAATGTTGCCATGATAATCCGGGTTCTGGACAACAACACATGTGGTGTTCTGGCCAACTGTTTGCGAAAACTCAAAATTGCCTGCCGCCGCGTAAGTATCAAGCGTGGCCCGGTACTGCGGATTGAGTTTGCCTGCAACGAAAATTTCCTTGCGCCCGTTTGCCGCCCTTGCAATTATCACCGCATCGGCTATCGCAGTTGCGCAGTCATACATGCTTGCGTTTGCAGCCTCCATGCAGGTAAGCTGGCAAATCAGTGTCTGGAACTCGTAGATTGCCTGCAGCGTGCCCTGGCTCACTTCAGGCTGATAGGGAGTATACGCTGTGAAAAATTCCCCTCTTAAAAGAAGCTGGCCCACAGTCGAAGGGACATAGTGCGCATAGCTGCCTGCGCCCCTGAAGCACTTCAAAACCCTGTTTTTCTCGGAAATTGAGCGCACCAGATTTGAAACTTCCATTTCACTTAGCGCAGGGGGCAAGGCAAGTGGCCTTTCGAGTTTTGGCTGCATGTCTGAAAGCAGCTGCTCTGCACTTGGCGCACCAATCCTAAGAAGCATCTGCTGCTTGTCAGAATCAGTGAGGG
This region includes:
- a CDS encoding glycine dehydrogenase (acts in conjunction with GvcH to form H-protein-S-aminomethyldihydrolipoyllysine from glycine; forms a heterodimer with subunit 2 to form the P protein) yields the protein MNFVPLTDSDKQQMLLRIGAPSAEQLLSDMQPKLERPLALPPALSEMEVSNLVRSISEKNRVLKCFRGAGSYAHYVPSTVGQLLLRGEFFTAYTPYQPEVSQGTLQAIYEFQTLICQLTCMEAANASMYDCATAIADAVIIARAANGRKEIFVAGKLNPQYRATLDTYAAAGNFEFSQTVGQNTTCVVVQNPDYHGNILDLAPLEKQAHEAGALLIVAVPDPTCLAVMRPPGEFGADIVVGELQALGNGMNFGGPTGGFMAI